The stretch of DNA cactgcggtcagtgcaatagagaatttaaaatccctcgacgagtgtcgtaagatttcagttgatcgtctcttgtacactttccgatcaagaactcatcatccgctctatggaatgggattaatcgtttgtggtctgcactcacgataaaccttgagtagtagaagtaatgcttcgagagtgcatacAGTGGGGattcatatgaagaataaaagagcatggggtgatttaaaaacatccgactagagggatagacttattcattgatcgttgaatgtgattttttaacaTCCCTGACTTTGACATTGTGTACAAATTATGTGAGCGTTATGTAACTTAAAGGAGAGGGAAgtttgtcttgcgttacttattGTTACAAAGGGGGAGGGATGGGGTCCAAAAATCGcgtttttagcgttacgtaatttatgTACCAAGCCTAACCTAATATTAGGTTGATTCAAAAATTCTTACCCTCAATGACCAATCGCTTCCTAAGTGTCGAACACCATGCGCTATTCAATGCTATTCATCTCCACTTTGATACTTTTCACGCAGAAGAGATGCCTCGTCATGCGCGGATTGCTATACCTGGCATCCACTGTGTCGTTCATATGCTCACACGGAGGAACGGCACCTATCATGCGCTATCACTATCGCTTTCATACGCAGGCTAACGGTGCTTCGCTTACCCTCCACCACTCGGTGAGCGCATCGCATGCATCCTTCAGCGCACTATCGTATGCACCTTTAACGCAAACTGCAAGGCTCTGCTCCGCCTTGCTTCCAACACTCGGTGACCACATCGTATGCACCCATCATGCTTTCGCATGCACTCTTGCAACGCCCTGTATGTTCTCCGCTGCGCTGTTGATGTAAAACAGTCATCATGTTCCAACAGCCCTCCAGAGGAGCTTCATTAGGTTCGTTAGGTTAAGTTTGTGAAGCTTCGAGCGAACACACTAACATTCGATATCGCGTAGGATTCGTACACCGTCATCGGTCATCGAGCATCGGTATCGAATGTTTTGTCCGAGAAGTGTCGAACATTTCGGTCTTGGTCGATCTTGGATCCTGTTTGATTTGATAATCTCCATGTGTAGGAATTTGGGCTGGAAACAGGAACTACGTACGGCCATATTCTTTCAGGAGTCAAAATTGATTACAATTAAGCCGTTTTCATTAGTCAACTGATGTGCACTTTACATTACCAATTAACTATATCAACTCCTTCTCTTTACCCATCTGAGCGCTCAAATCTCCGAAGATGATCTTGATGTCATGTTTTGGGCGAACAATTTGTGCACTGAGTATAAACTAGTAGTATTCCAATCGTCTAATATGTTAAAGAATTGATAgggtattttctcaaaaaatagaagaaaaaaaaacaaacgaagaaTCCAATCATCGAACAATTCTATTTCAAGTCGAAACCCAAACACCTTTTTGCAATTTGAATGCAACACTTTCTACGTCATCTCAGCCGGGCCATAGTCCTCTTGTATCACTTCCTCCTCTTCGGCTATCACATTCTCCGTCACTCCGTCATGCGCGTCCATCACGTAAAGTTCCAACATTTCCCCCGTCTTGTTCTTCTCATGCGTTTTTGCGTGCTTCTTCAGAGCCGAGGTGGTTACATGGGTTGATCCGCACGTCTTACAAGTATATGGCCTTGACCTCGTATGGATACGCTCGTGTACAATCAGATTCGACGAATGGGTGAAGGTTTTATCACAATAGCGACACTTGCGAGCTTTAATGCCCTTGTGCACATCCGTGTGCTCCTTGTACTTATGTTGGTAGGCAAATGTCTTAGGACAGAATTCACACTGGAACTTGCGTATCTTTTTGTGGATCACCTGAATGTGGGTTCTGAGAATGGTTGCTGTTGCAAACTTCCGACCACATTCCTGACACTGAAACATTTTGTAATGCTTCCGGTAGTGGGACCACATGAGCTGGTACGAAGGGGCCATATATTTACAGTCAGGCTCCTCACAGGCACGAGGATAACTGTTGATATCCTTTAATGACGCCGGAAGAATATCCGTCTTTGTGGTATACATGGGATCATCCGGAAAGTGCTGCTGCATATGATTCCGCCAATCGATAGCGTTGGTGAAATGTGTTTCGCACACGGAACAAGGATGGCCATTGTGAGTATTGCTTTGCTGCTGGATGTGACGCATTTTGTGCAGCTGGAAATTCGACTCGTGATTGAAACCGCGGTCGCAGAAAGGACATCTGAATATGGAATCTTTCCTGTGAATACGTTCATGACGACGTAAGATTGTTCCTGTTTGGAAGGACTTTTGACAAGTTTCGCATTTATATCGCTGCGTTTCTCTATTCCTGTGGGCTCGAACATGTTTCTGAAATTTGCGAATTTCGTGAAACATTTGGCCACACATCTCGCAATGAAAACCATCGCGAGTCTCCGAATGTGCGTTACGTGTGTGATCATAGAGGGGTGGATACGATCGGAATCGTAGCGGACAATGGTCGCAAACATAATTGAAATCGTGAGACTCAAAATGTTTATTGAGCAAAACCAAAGTCTTGATCTCTATCGGATATTGTTCCGTGCTACATTCTTCGCATTGGTAGGGTAGCATATTTTTGTGGACAATAAGATGCATGTCGAAAAGATCCCTTGTTTCGCTAACATTATCACAAATATAACACTTGTTCGGTATAGTCTCGACAATATCAAGTTTGGGCACCGTTTGTTTCGATTTCCTTTTCGTTTGTTTTTGTCGCAAGCCTTTGGCAGCTTCGAGTTTCATTGGAACTAGTTCCTCAAATCCTCTGAAATCATTGTCACTCTCACTTTTCGGCTCTTCGTTTAATTCCTCTGATAAATGCTCGACAATAAATTCATTGTCAGATTCGAGGGTTTCAATTTTTATGTCGATTAGCTGCTCTGCAACTATTTCTTTAGCCTCACAGCCGATGGATTCAAGTTCATCATTCTCCTGCTCTGTAACATCATCTTGGACCGGATCATTCTTTCCCGAGAGAATTATAGATTCCTCCAGTTCTTCGACTTCCTCCAATATTCCATCACTGTGATACTCTACTTTTTCTTCTTCAAAGGTTTGCTCAGCGACAATACCTTCCAATTTACCTTCCTCTCTCAACTGGTGTAACAATAATTGGCTCCCTTCGATCTCTTGATGGAAATGGTACAAGTAATCCACTTTTCTGAGACAATTTTTACAAACATACTTGGGAAAATCCACACTTTTGTCGAGCTGAAAAATTAAGTGTTTGTAAATTCGTTAAGGCAAATTATATGCGCGCAACATACCTCCAGTTTAAACGTAACCCAGATGATTTCAGTCACCAATTTATCGCCAATGCGTGATTTGAACAGTGGACACGGTTCTGTAGCATTTCGCAAACATAGACGGCACCGGCGTGGCATCGTTCCAACGGGCTTATGTTTGCAAATCGTATACGTTCATTACTGATGAAAAAATGCCtgaatttcaatatttgtttacCGTGTTTACCAGTTGTACAAAGTTGCCAGTTCTATTTCGGAAAATCGAACCCAGGTTTTACATTTACAAGGTGGCAAAAAAATGATGCGTTGAGACGGTGCatgaaaagaggaaaaaaatgaat from Toxorhynchites rutilus septentrionalis strain SRP chromosome 3, ASM2978413v1, whole genome shotgun sequence encodes:
- the LOC129773048 gene encoding zinc finger protein 564-like; translation: MPRRCRLCLRNATEPCPLFKSRIGDKLVTEIIWVTFKLELDKSVDFPKYVCKNCLRKVDYLYHFHQEIEGSQLLLHQLREEGKLEGIVAEQTFEEEKVEYHSDGILEEVEELEESIILSGKNDPVQDDVTEQENDELESIGCEAKEIVAEQLIDIKIETLESDNEFIVEHLSEELNEEPKSESDNDFRGFEELVPMKLEAAKGLRQKQTKRKSKQTVPKLDIVETIPNKCYICDNVSETRDLFDMHLIVHKNMLPYQCEECSTEQYPIEIKTLVLLNKHFESHDFNYVCDHCPLRFRSYPPLYDHTRNAHSETRDGFHCEMCGQMFHEIRKFQKHVRAHRNRETQRYKCETCQKSFQTGTILRRHERIHRKDSIFRCPFCDRGFNHESNFQLHKMRHIQQQSNTHNGHPCSVCETHFTNAIDWRNHMQQHFPDDPMYTTKTDILPASLKDINSYPRACEEPDCKYMAPSYQLMWSHYRKHYKMFQCQECGRKFATATILRTHIQVIHKKIRKFQCEFCPKTFAYQHKYKEHTDVHKGIKARKCRYCDKTFTHSSNLIVHERIHTRSRPYTCKTCGSTHVTTSALKKHAKTHEKNKTGEMLELYVMDAHDGVTENVIAEEEEVIQEDYGPAEMT